From the genome of Triticum aestivum cultivar Chinese Spring chromosome 3B, IWGSC CS RefSeq v2.1, whole genome shotgun sequence, one region includes:
- the LOC123065194 gene encoding uncharacterized protein encodes METMVANGGGEGRAAARYGDREQQGAGCGGARRFQMPLHYPRYTRANYEAMPEWQLDRLLSDYGLPVHGSVQQKRSFAMGAFLWGAGN; translated from the coding sequence ATGGAGACGATGGTGGCGAACGGCGGTGGGGagggccgggcggcggcgaggtACGGGGACAGGGAGCAGCAGGGCGCGGGGTGCGGAGGCGCGCGCCGCTTCCAGATGCCGCTGCACTACCCGAGGTACACCAGGGCCAACTACGAGGCCATGCCCGAGTGGCAGCTCGACCGCCTCCTCTCCGACTACGGCCTCCCCGTCCACGGCAGCGTCCAGCAGAAGCGCAGCTTCGCCATGGGGGCCTTCCTCTGGGGCGCCGGCAACTGA